The window aattttccgaggttgtctcggatttttgctcatatcgcTATcataaatagcgatcttctcgaaagcatgtctaaaagaattattgaagattcggatctcgccgatatctggggtcctctaaaaactgattttaacaaacacacagacagacagacggacatagcttaatcgagtCCGCTATCtactcagaatatatatactttatagggtcggaaaattatattgtagaaattacaaacggaatgacaaacttatatattctcacgaaggtgaagggtataaaaattaattttgtactaatttttttcttaaaaccaaGAAGGAGGATTAAAAAGAAGCTAAATCAATAAATACGGAAACTTTTTGTGAATATTAGAATTAGTAAAGCACCCAATTGGGTCCAAGTGTACTAGTATACTTCTAGAACTAATGGTACTAGTAATTTTTCACACTCAATGGTAATGGTACTAGTGAAATTTCATACACTCAATGTTAATTTGAGCATTAAAATGGTATAGGAAAGTTTACAGTTGTTAACTAGTACTGGTGATTTTTGTACTAGTAAAATACTAGTCTGGTATTAGTTCCATTTCCTGCAGGaatgttatatttatatcaAATGAATGAGAATTCAAAGGgctttcaaagaaaaattttgttagcGTCTAACAGATgctttaaaaacgaaaaaaaattattaatttaacaaaataattagaaaaaataataaaaaaaaatacaaattacaatcCCTAATAAAGTGTCGGTCAAAAATAGACATACATTCAAACAAATAAGGAGTAATGAAAAATCAATTTAGCTTCCAATATCCCAGTTATGTATATTCTAAAGAATACTGATGAATCAGTTAAAAAATTAGTTATGATGAAATAAATTTGagataaaaaatttcaacatcaataaaaaaaaacttttttattaaaagtggtatattaaatatttaaaatatggtaTGGTGATCTACACAACTAGATCTTCAAACTGCAATATATcgcatattaaatttttcatttttttgtcatAATTACGCAGTTGAACTCCAAAAAATGTAGGGGTTCTTATAAACATATATCATTTACTTATAGACTATAcagtacaaatatattttttgagcaCTTTGTTAACTTAATTACTTTTAagattaaaagataaaaaatgatTGAACATTGACTAATCAAATATTTGAGAGCACGTGactctttttttttgacatttattttgACTTTGAATTGGTTATCTTTAATTCcttatagtttaattttattcagaaataaaaacatgaatgccttgttgattttaataaaatatgtttatgaatttttaattttttgacaatttttccaGAAGTTGTTCCTTGAAAACTCTTTAGAAGTATTTTAGAACCATAACAATGTTCCTAGAAACGGGTTCCTGTAGTAGTTGCGATATCACTAGTTCCAAGGTTGttatttaagaatctgaagtgatTCTCTTGCAttagttctagaactagttgtttttataacaaGTTCTAAATTTGTTCCTGGGTTGTTAAAACTATTACAAATTAGTTCTGATTAATGCAGTAGTAAAAGagtaaaacttttcaaaagtttctttatctactttttaataaagttgATTGTAATCccattttaataacaattaattttaagagAACCTTCGAgtacaaaatgtaaatttttttagatgAAATATATGATATAtgaccagtcagtatgttagaAATTggaactaataaaaaaataaagcatttgattagttttttaactttattctgttaaatttttattttatttttaattattttttttttttgcaaaaaaatgggattttttaaaatggattaggggaaaatatggacctatccttataaatgttggtagagcaATTTTcgtctacttcaaagtaatttatatagaatttaaaagttttatcagTGTTTATAggtaaattttgaccttcaagtcattttctaaagggagtttgtatggggctagggtcaaatgtgacccgatcattacaaaaatcggtaatgtcattaaaagttctataaaaccaaGTTTTgcagacttttgttgacataatagaacatttaacttaattatgagcccaaaggccctattcggggggtacggttgtatgggggctaggcgaaataatggaccgattttatccattttcaataggtttcgtccttGGGACAAAAAAAGagtgtatgtgccaaatttcattaaattatcttaatcaactcagaaaacgattctaagccgattggtatactttaaagtggtaTAGGACCCTCCCACTAAActtaatataccctccccactaaagtgctgtagggtataactTATTCCAGTAATTAAGTTGTATTCGAAGAATTTATGTAGTTGTCTCTGAATAGAAATTTCATAAGCAAGTAAGGATTAAAAGCATGTAAAATATCTGttgtattctttaaaaatatttagtaattataattaaaaatatattaattataaaacataaaacatttatacaGGCACAAACACAAGTTTACAAGGAGAAAATTCATGAATTGGAAAcgaaaataaaagatttaacaTCTGGTAAATGGAATATCCAATAAAgtggaaatattattttttaagcaatTGTGTTTTTTCACTAGGAAAAATTACCTCAGAAGAAATTAGTGCGACAGCAAGTGCCGAAGTTGATGAACTTAAGGCGAAACTTAGCGAACAAGCTCAACAATTTGAGTCACAAATAGCCGAAAACCAAGATGAACTGCAACGTTTGCAGGAAAATATTAAGTATCTTAAAGATCAAAATGAGGCATTGCAAAAAGAGCTCGTGGCAAAGGATGAGAGTCTCGAAAAGTTCTCCTTATCCGAGTGTGGCCTCGAAAATATGCGCAAAGAGTTGACATTTGTTAAAGAAGAACATGAAAAGGAACGGCAACAAGTGCAGGCTGATTTCAATACTAGACTTGAAGAAAAATCGGAAGAAATAAAACGTTTGCTGGAGGAGAAtgcaacaattaaaaaatcctTGGCAACAATTGAGACCGAACGAACAAGTTTGGATGATGAATGTCGAATACTACGCGAAGAATGTAAAACTCGCAGTTCCCATGTGGAAGATATTAACAATCAATTGGCCAAAATATCGGCTGAATTAGCTATTAAGCACGCAGAATGTGTTACATTGGATGAGATGGTAAAGGCCCAACAACTTGGAAAAGCGGAAGAAAAGACCCAATTAGAAGAAAAAATCCAGGAAATTTCTAAACTAAAAGAAGAGGTTGTTAAATTGCAGGAAACGAAGAAGACTTTGGAAACTAATCTTAATAAAGCACAGGAAGAACTTCTAAAGCTCGCCGAATTGCAAAGTAGCTTTGAAACTAAGCTTCAGGACGCTCTAAGCCAAGATCAAGATAAAAACGCAGCCATGCTTGTTCTAGAACAATCTCTCAAGGAATTGCGCTTGGATTGTGAAAAGGTGCAAAATGAAAACCAACAACTAAATGACACCATAAAAAGCCTGCAAAGTGAGTTAGATAACGAGAAGGTTTTCAGAGAAACGGTCTCCAAAACTCTTTCagaaaaagaaatttcattaaCTGAATGCACTAAAAACTTAGAAATTGCTCAAGAAacgattaataaattaaagaaagaattAGAAGAGACGTTAAAAGGTCAACAGCAAATAATAAATGAGAAAGCAAATGAAATTCTATATCTAAAGGAAGAACTAGGAAAACTACAGGACAAAACATCAGCTCTTGAAGGTGAATCATCCATTACTGTCCAACAATTATGTGCCAAAATTACTGAATTAGAAAGCCAAAATAAAAGACTTGAAGAGGATTTAAAGAATTCAAAGAACACAATTGAAGATCAACGTCAAAAGTCCATCCAACAAGATGAAGTTATTGCTTCAAAAATGTCCGAACTTAAATCAACAACTACAGCCTTGGAAACCACAACCAAACTATTGGAAAAACTTAAAGGAGAACATGAAACTTCCTTAAGTAAAAAGCAAGAACTAGAAGAAGAGATTAAGAAAATCGAGGAGAAAAACGCCCAACAACAATTAGATTTAGGAGACTTGGCCCGCAAATTAGAAAGTTCAAATTCCAAATGTAACAATCTAATATCACAGAATGAAGCTTTACAACAGGAAATAATTGCTGCTCGTGCATCCAGTTCAAACGTCCACAACGAAGTCAAAAAACTCAATGAAgaaattcaaaacaaacaaaatgaaatttccaATTTGGCCAGCAACCATGACAAAGAACGTATTGAAATGACGGGACAACTGGAAGAGCTACagcaaaaattaacaaacaacatCAAAGACTTTAACGATCTCAAAGAAGTTGTCCAAAAATCAAAAGAAGAAATTAGCCAAAAAGTACAACAGATTACAGAACTGGAGGAGAAGACTATTAAGCAAGAACTTCAACTAAGTGATAACCAAAGGCAGAGGGAGAACTTGCAAACCAAATACGATGCTTTAGTTAAACAAAATGAATCCTTGCAACAAGACTTAACCACTCTTCGCACTTCCAGCACAGATTCAAATGCCGAACTTCTCAAACTATCTCAAGAAATAGCGAATAAGCAGAAAGCTTTCGAAGAACTTCTAGATAAATCTAGTGGAGAACGTGCTACGTTGGAAAGTCAATTACAAGCCAGCCAACAACGAATCGACGGCATGTGCAGTCAAGTCGAAACTCTGACGAATGAACTCAAAAACGTCACAGAGGAAAGTTTCAATCGGTTTGAACTTCTTAAACAGGAGCAAGAGAAGAGCGGAAAGCAAGAATTAGAGATGGCAGATTTGCATCGAAAGCTTGATAGCTTTGTTATTAAATGCGACAATTTGGAGGAACAAAATAAAGCTCTGCAAAACGATCTAAATACTCTACGCCAAGGATCAGCCGGTTCAAATGCTGAAATTGTTAAACTCACAGAAGAGCTGACTAACAAGCAAAAACTCTTGCAGCAACTCACAGATAAATCCAATGATGAACGTCTATCACTAGAAAGCCAATTGCAAGAACTCAAACAAAGCGTTCAATCTCAACAATCCGAAATGGAAGGTTTGCGCAATGAATTGAAAGCTGTTGAAGATGCTAAAAAGCAACAAATGGCAGAATTTGATATTGCGAAAAAAGAACTAGTTGCTAAAGCAGAAGCTGAAGTAAATGATCTTAAAGCTGCCGAGAGTGCAAAGCAGCAAACAATTATTGAAAGCTTTGAAGCTCAGCTTAAAAACTCAGAACAGTCGAAAACATCACTGGACGAAGCTATCAGTAGTCTACAGAAACAAATTCAACTTTTACAGGATGAATTGCTTAAATCTCAATTGGACTTTAAGGCCAAAGAGGCAGAAATGCAAAAGCAAATAGAGGCTTATAGAATGGAGAAAGAACAGTTACACACGAATTTGCAGAAAACACAAAATGAAGGATCATCTGCTTTAACAAATGTGCAAGAAGAAAATTCAAgacttttacaaaatattgaaaagctAACCCAAGAACTTAAAGACAAAGAAGACTCATTTGTTAGAGTTCACAGTGAAGCCGAGCAGCTGCGTATTATGCAATCAAATACCAAGTCCGAACTTGAATTGCAATTGCAAAAACTTCAGAATGCTCTAGCTCTAACCAACGAGGATTGTGAACATAAAACAAAACTGATCGAAGAAGACAAAAAGAAAATCGTTGACCTTAAAGCTATGCTAGAAGCCCTTAAACTTTCTAATGAACAAATCTCTGCCACAAACGCGGAACTCGCCGAGGCCTTGGATATTCTGGAACAAGAAAAATGTGAAACTGCCAACATATTTGAACTGTTCGAAATGGAATCTGATCAGAATATGGaaaaattagttgaaaaatTATCCAGCCTAAAAGCAGAACTAGCCACTACCCAAGAGCAACTACGCAGGAAGGAAAGCCAGTTCGAAGAACAGCAAAAGCATATCAGTTCAACTGATTCAGTTTTACAAAATACTCAGACTGCTCTTAACGATGCGCAAAAGACTATTCTCGAACTGAAAACTCAACTTGGACAATTGCAACAAGCCAACGATGAACTTCGAGGTCAGCATCAGGAATCAGAAGAAAAACTAAAGCAACAAGAAGATATAGAACTACAACTTgctgaatataagaaaattgtagATGAGATGGACGAGACGTCTTCTGAAAAATCTACTCAACTTGAGAAACTTCAAACACATATCGCTCAATTGCAGCAAGAAAAGTCacaattaattgaaaatgagaaaaccttaaaaattgaATGTACAAGTATACAGCGAAAACTCGAATTGATGGAAATGGAGAAAACAAAGGAAATTGTTGGTTTAAAACAACGTATTAATGATTTACAGTCGATAAgcaaattgaaacaaaatggTTCCACTGGAGATAATTCTGGATTCGAGGTAAATACTTGGTATTTCGTATAGCAAgtgaaaaagtaataatttatctctttttataaacagaCATTAACAGCAGATGATAGTACGGCGCAGATAAATTTCCTTAATTCGATCATTGCCGACATGCAGAAGAAGAATGATACTCTAAAAGCGAAGATAGAGGCTTTGGAGGCTTTGCCAACTGATTTTACTAAGTAAGCATGAGAATACAATGTCTTTGGTTTACAttgtaattatatatattttaaatattaaagaccAGCAGCTTTTGAATTAATCGCCAAGAGAAAGCCAGCGCCCCGTGTATTTTGTGATATCTGTGATGAATTCGATAAACATGAAACCGAGGATTGTCCTTTACAGGCATCAGATGATCGAGATTACTCGCCACCTCCCACAAGTGAGAAAAACAATAATGAACGCAAGGAACGCAAACTTCCAGAACCtagaaaatattgtgaatcATGTGAAGGTTTGTAACTAATTACAttacataattattaaattaatatacaatttttttcattatatttcatTAAACAGTTTTTGGCCACGAAGCTGGAGAATGTGATGATGAATGTTATTGATAAAGCACGAGCACtgagtttattattttatctaattttatattaaattttatgttataatatctttaatttttatttattctattttatgttttgtcTATGGAAACTTTCATTCTAACGATATTAATTGtgattattaagaaatttgttaatgTTTCCTTTGTATCCTTGAAAGGAGCCTTATTTTTTGTACTAACTACAatattatgtatgtgtatgtaatttAGAAAGTgattgttaattatttagtttatgtttaaatactAATTGTCCATCTtgctttcatttttataaactatgtatacaattaataataaattatgttttttcttttctttcttactATAAAACTTATATCAAAGAAATACTAATTTATTTGTTAGATAAATTTTCAAACACAAATGTAATTAAATCTACTaaactaattatttaataaatcaataatttcaTATTCTAATTTCTATAAATCAAAATGAGGGATATGTTTAATTGTCAAtctagaaaaaataaagaaattgctGAAATTTGCActccaaaaacaaaacaccttaatttttttatttatgtaatattacaatatgtttttttttcttttatttggaaaatataatCTTATGAACCAGTAagtacaattaaatttattattttaatctgAGCAATCATAGTTTTTTCAagaatcttatttaaaaaaagctctTTCAAGATGAGTGGCAATGTACTAAATGTAGTCCACTTATATATATTGAGTTTGGGCCCAAGGTCAAaggaaaatggataaaatccattagtccattatttcgcctagccaccatacaaccgtacctcccgaatgGGGCTTTTGGgatcatagcccccatacaaactccctttagaaaatgacttgaaggtcataaaactattaaattctacataaataactttgaagtagacgtaaattcctctaccaacatttataaggataggcccatatttttccctactcccctttgagccattttataaaaaatctcttttttgccaaaaataaataaaaaattccagaataaagttaaaatataaatgaaatactttAATTCTAGTTTTAACATATTGTCGGTTATTCCCGACtaaacattcatacttgtttaattaTCTTAATTACTAAAATGcacttacatattttgttttgatcATTCTTTCAATTCTTGCAATAAGATCATAGCTCAATTCCGTATTAAAGCTGTAAATGCACATTAAAgtgaatttatatttgtttttttttacactccaccaccatcagtggtgatagagggtatatatcagtttgtcattctgtttgtaacactaagaaatatagtctatctagatatgtccgtctgtctgtctatataaAACAGGCTCACATTAAAATGAAGCAATGGAACTCtacaaaattcactcaaaatattcattgttatcctaagcagtttggtattgaaaatcaacaAGATCAGTGAAATTGTTTTCATAGTTATGAGTAAACATTTAAGACAACATCGAAAAAATAGcgatttttaacatatttatttgtactttttacaaaaactactgcagataaattgaataattgaattgaattttgtcAGAGATACATCTCTTGTTCCAGAACCAACAttgataaaaatcaaaaaaatcggttcataatttcatatacctcccatacaaatgtacatattcctgtgaaatgtttttattgttaataaattccgttacaatatcgataacttcacaaaattttcaaattaaagttttatgtcaatagaattaatttcaatgaaacaaaatttccatcggtccacaattggtattagctcccatacaaggttcactcccgaaaatcacttgaacgcacataactcacctaattatgatatttatacacaatttggcaaaaatatcatttttatctacataaatgttgccgatcggtaaaattatttggGTCAACAATAATATCCatgcaaaatttggcacaaatattacttttatatgcaCAAAATATAcctgaaatttgtttaacgatcatccataattgttataccctacaccactttagtggggagggtatattgggtttgtgctgatgtttgtaacattcaaaaatattcttcctatacccaccttaaagtataccaatcggcttagaatcattttctgagtcgatttaaatgatctattatgttaacagaagtcgacaaaacttagttttatagaattttaaataacgcTAGCGATTTTTGtgatgatcgggcttcatttgaccctatcccccatacaaactccccttcagaaaattaatttaagggtcaaaatttacttaaaaacactaataacacttttaaattctacataaataatattgaagaagacttaactccccctaccaacatttttaaggatagggtcatattttgccctactcccctttgagccctctaaaaaaaatctctttttttgccaaaaaagtaaaaataatccgaaataaagttaaaaaaaaaaacaaaacaaatgccttatttttttaaataatcctcatttttaacatacatactgactggtgtagggtatcatatagtcggctacgcctgactatacattcatacttgttcgtTATTCCcatcattttcgaaaattacgtaaacactttttactcattaccaaataaagttttgcacaaataaacttttttatcttCAGAAAAGTTACTGTCAATGTCTTTATCTGATCGGTCCACCGAAAGCCATTTCCACAGTATTTAACTAGTTTCATtatcataactataattataaacattacCCCCGAATTCATGAAGATATTAGtcgcttattttatgtttagtatgcaaattttccaagcaaaatttctacaataaaccatcaataactttattaaacaattcactcacatgcaaattattaaatatcgctaAAATCTAAAATAGTGTTTGTAATGTTCTTTCTACTAAAAAACATGAGAAAAATTATATTCTCAAATATattcaccaaataaaaaatttaagatatcGAGCTTCCCTCATAACTAACCTCAAATGGGGAAAATTTCACCAATCAATAATCCCCTAACCAAACATTTCAATTTGGACTTTTTTTGATCATAACTACGTCAAATATACTTCTATCGCTCCAAAAAatccgattttttttaattatatgaaacTAGCCTCTTAAAAAACTGCCTTCAAACATTTGCTTCACACTTTACAttgcgttgaaaatattttcatacaaatttaagTGAAATGAGGAGAAGGGATTTAAAAATGTAACCCCTAAATTGTTAAAAACCGTCGATATCTCTcacatattttgaattttgagaatttcgtagaaaatattttttttagttttaatgatTTGCATAAATAAGGATTTCATAAccttataaataatttcactaATATTGCAAGAATTTTAACAATTCGAACAAAGGACATTCAcaagatatttatacataaaataacaaataattaaaattatgttttccaaaaaattaaaaaatctccgtgtattttctaaaatataaaatttgcaataactaATTTGCCAATTGgcacaatttttatttgaaaaaatgtatttatgaaatttttaacaaaatttaattttgctcATATGAACAAAATCTTCAATACAATTTTACGATAAAATGGTATgtaacagaaataaaaatatcagcACTAGTCGAATTGGtttcaaaagtttttacaaaCCATGATTTCGTTGGCCTGTGTAATTTTAAACATGGAAAGTATCCCTCACACGtgcaaaaaaattgttattatttgtacCGTTAAAGCTAAAATCGTGAGGGCTTCTCTGACATTGTATACATCCATTAAGAaggtatatttaaaaattcgacCGCTTAAGTGATGAAATTTGTAAAAGTTAGTTTATTTCAGTTATTGGTTTTGATGCGTGATGTTTCCTATTTCATATGACCcaaaaaatatgtaatgaaaattGGTGCAGTCTTTTAGACacttatatgtttatatgactTTGTTTGTTGTTGAAGCAGCGGcacgtgtaaagtcggtgtagctgggttgacaatcctaGGTCTTTGAACTCgcgagtcgttccggtgcgaagaaccgaaTGTCATGGGAACGACTATTTCGTTAATTGGTAATTTTCTTCACCTATGACAACATATTAATAACAGATAAGTGGTCTTAGTTCGCTCGAATAATGAAATCTAAATGATGTTTTTTGACAAATGAATGTAgatataattcaaaaaaaatatttattctgccaaaaataatattagtaCAATTAGCTTAAAATTAGATTTGTTGTAAagtatgcaaatttttaatcGCCACcctctttcttttcttttatagcATCCTGAAAGAAATAAATCATTTGCATTTTCAATGATTACTCACAAAATTATAAATCCAATTTACCTTAAATCTTTCCTCGAATAGTGAAAGTTCAGCTAAAAGATCAGTGATAGCATTCATAAACGCTTCATGAGGAGAATAATCAGCCGTAGTTTGAATACGAATAACGAATTTATGTTCCAAAGGATGAGGTACTTTGTAGCCGGCAAACAAAACATTGGGATCCTTtaacaattgactacaaataaataaatacagttAATTGATGCTTTATAGTATTTTTAGAAGTATAGTATTTTTAGAAGTATAAACTCACTTTCTAATCAAGTTTCCCAAAGTGTGATCTTCCTTATTGACTGTAAATATGGCGGCATTTGTCACTTTCGTGTCcaattctttaataattctagAGGCAAAATACAATGGAAATAATTATGCATATACTTATATCAGATATTAGTCAATCTTTAATTGTTGTACTCACTTCTTTTCGCCTTCGTAAAGTAAAAATGACTCAAATGTGGGAGGTGCATTCATTTTGAATTATTTCTactagaatttaaaatattagtcaattttatagtaaaaaatgaagaaatgtttggaaaatttttcaactttattgTCGTATGGTAAGAGATGCCATATactataaatagaaaatcaCCATTTAGTGATTTTTctctttacatattttttcaattaaaacttaataaaaattgtttttaataaacaacataaagatcattaaatatatttttgtttaatattaaattgaatgttgtgtttaataatttattttattcatgaattcaaaataaaaaatcatattttgttCTGAATTCTttcaaaagaacaacaaaattgtCGTGTGGCAATACCAAGCCTTAAAACAGAGTTGTTGCATCAGTTATATTTTCAGTGTTGTATTTTCAAATGAATAGTTGTATTATTTTCAACAGTGTcgtagaaaaagttaaaaactgtAAAGTACGATATGTGGTATGAACAAGACATGACATACCGATTCTAGACGGCTGcgatttctagaaaatttttaacacatatacatagtacattttatatgaaacatttatatatcACATAATCTTACATACAACATCTAAATCTAGTATATTACATTTCAAATCTTGTtcaaaaacataactttttacataaaaaaaattattttggtttGATCTAAATCTCACAAAATATTTCGGTGAAGTGTGAAGAAGAATGacgtattatatatattttttacataatttatacaatttaaataataaaacaatgtggccataaaatataaaatcgaaTAGTATTTATAAAGGAccttttttcatgtttatttaatacaataaatagatgtattgaattcaaaatttaatatgcaatatattttgtaaattacatATGTACCCAGTTATTATTGTTCATAATAATACATTTAGAAATAGGGATATATCTTTCTGAAATTTACTATTAGATCACTTTGCATTAatgtgcaaaaatataaaatatgattttctaAAACCTATCCGTTTTACAAATAACACTTAAAGGTACTTTACATTATgagattttgtataaatacaaaatatatttttttaatatatattgttgTCTAATCTGAATTTAAAACATC of the Lucilia cuprina isolate Lc7/37 chromosome 2, ASM2204524v1, whole genome shotgun sequence genome contains:
- the LOC111676184 gene encoding restin homolog isoform X3, whose protein sequence is MSENNDKNNDAASAALESSMLPPPVTPSSTQPPPTSNSSATTPASSVTGVPASRLKAPTNFGGSSSSVSKIGRPCSHATPKAGPPPRDTNSMSRESDDNLSSINSQYTDLYQETVKRFTRSSLSPEMDRFSPSRYSFKSSSPFANSDSSRRQSYDLYLEATGRRQSSDHGSILTHDTEQFIIGQRVWVGGIRPGQIAYIGETHFAPGEWAGVVLDDPSGKNDGCVAGKRYFQCEPKKGIFSRLTRLTLAPLSGAQTPTSPLSKFSPDRSRTVSPTASIRSSFLRSPGKNGLTVGDRVIVSSGFGSRPGILRYLGETQFASGNWCGIELDEASGKNDGSVDGVRYFECKPKFGVFVPIAKVSLSPSSKKSRLSRAGSRESLTSIGTMNSIATTNTSRLRLNAQDLLREKQQHIEQLMIERDLDREDSQNTALQFQKNINELKTYIALLERQLSEERKKAEDLQFSIDEATFCGDELNAQTQVYKEKIHELETKIKDLTSGKITSEEISATASAEVDELKAKLSEQAQQFESQIAENQDELQRLQENIKYLKDQNEALQKELVAKDESLEKFSLSECGLENMRKELTFVKEEHEKERQQVQADFNTRLEEKSEEIKRLLEENATIKKSLATIETERTSLDDECRILREECKTRSSHVEDINNQLAKISAELAIKHAECVTLDEMVKAQQLGKAEEKTQLEEKIQEISKLKEEVVKLQETKKTLETNLNKAQEELLKLAELQSSFETKLQDALSQDQDKNAAMLVLEQSLKELRLDCEKVQNENQQLNDTIKSLQSELDNEKVFRETVSKTLSEKEISLTECTKNLEIAQETINKLKKELEETLKGQQQIINEKANEILYLKEELGKLQDKTSALEGESSITVQQLCAKITELESQNKRLEEDLKNSKNTIEDQRQKSIQQDEVIASKMSELKSTTTALETTTKLLEKLKGEHETSLSKKQELEEEIKKIEEKNAQQQLDLGDLARKLESSNSKCNNLISQNEALQQEIIAARASSSNVHNEVKKLNEEIQNKQNEISNLASNHDKERIEMTGQLEELQQKLTNNIKDFNDLKEVVQKSKEEISQKVQQITELEEKTIKQELQLSDNQRQRENLQTKYDALVKQNESLQQDLTTLRTSSTDSNAELLKLSQEIANKQKAFEELLDKSSGERATLESQLQASQQRIDGMCSQVETLTNELKNVTEESFNRFELLKQEQEKSGKQELEMADLHRKLDSFVIKCDNLEEQNKALQNDLNTLRQGSAGSNAEIVKLTEELTNKQKLLQQLTDKSNDERLSLESQLQELKQSVQSQQSEMEGLRNELKAVEDAKKQQMAEFDIAKKELVAKAEAEVNDLKAAESAKQQTIIESFEAQLKNSEQSKTSLDEAISSLQKQIQLLQDELLKSQLDFKAKEAEMQKQIEAYRMEKEQLHTNLQKTQNEGSSALTNVQEENSRLLQNIEKLTQELKDKEDSFVRVHSEAEQLRIMQSNTKSELELQLQKLQNALALTNEDCEHKTKLIEEDKKKIVDLKAMLEALKLSNEQISATNAELAEALDILEQEKCETANIFELFEMESDQNMEKLVEKLSSLKAELATTQEQLRRKESQFEEQQKHISSTDSVLQNTQTALNDAQKTILELKTQLGQLQQANDELRGQHQESEEKLKQQEDIELQLAEYKKIVDEMDETSSEKSTQLEKLQTHIAQLQQEKSQLIENEKTLKIECTSIQRKLELMEMEKTKEIVGLKQRINDLQSISKLKQNGSTGDNSGFETLTADDSTAQINFLNSIIADMQKKNDTLKAKIEALEALPTDFTKPAAFELIAKRKPAPRVFCDICDEFDKHETEDCPLQASDDRDYSPPPTSEKNNNERKERKLPEPRKYCESCEVFGHEAGECDDECY